One Streptococcus sp. zg-86 DNA window includes the following coding sequences:
- a CDS encoding peptidoglycan bridge formation glycyltransferase FemA/FemB family protein yields the protein MYSYKLNIPAEVHDEFVQSQPQANLLQSSSWAKIKDNWQSQRVAFYKDDEIVGVATILIQTLPLGFTIFYIPRGPIFDYENTDLLHYIVKTLKELGKKSKALFVKFDPAIIYCIHSDQADKTPNLSALNIIQNLQEAGADWTGLTTDLAANIQPRYQANIYANQFHFDRLSKTMKRKIKTARQKNVEIVIGGNELVEEFARVMKKTEDRKQINLRSADYYQKLIDTYPKHSFIAVARFHIADRLTAIQEELAKLKDAETKFTEKTKEAKRLENSKAQERLTEEFVWLQDKYEKENCPDSIPIAGTLNLQCGQVSDNLYAGTDTEYGQYQGSVLVWYETVDYLFKRGYRSQNMGGLENTLDGGLYKFKIQFLPTVEELIGEFNLPTSPFYSLFNFAYKLRKKMRTKHS from the coding sequence ATGTACAGCTATAAATTGAATATCCCAGCTGAAGTACATGACGAATTTGTACAGTCTCAGCCTCAAGCTAACCTTCTGCAAAGTAGCTCTTGGGCGAAGATTAAGGATAATTGGCAATCGCAACGTGTAGCCTTCTACAAAGATGATGAGATTGTTGGTGTAGCTACCATACTAATTCAAACACTTCCCCTAGGATTTACGATTTTTTATATTCCGCGCGGACCTATTTTTGATTATGAAAATACAGATTTACTCCACTACATCGTCAAAACATTAAAAGAGTTGGGGAAAAAATCAAAAGCATTATTTGTTAAGTTTGACCCTGCTATCATCTACTGCATTCATTCTGACCAAGCAGACAAAACACCAAACCTATCTGCTCTAAACATCATTCAAAACCTTCAAGAGGCAGGAGCAGATTGGACTGGATTAACCACTGATTTAGCAGCAAACATTCAACCACGTTATCAAGCGAATATCTATGCTAATCAGTTCCATTTTGATAGACTGTCAAAAACAATGAAACGAAAAATCAAGACAGCGCGGCAAAAAAATGTTGAAATTGTGATAGGCGGCAACGAATTAGTAGAAGAATTTGCTCGGGTGATGAAAAAGACTGAAGACCGGAAACAGATTAACCTAAGAAGTGCTGATTATTACCAAAAACTGATAGACACTTATCCTAAACATTCTTTTATCGCTGTTGCCCGTTTTCACATTGCAGATCGCTTAACTGCCATTCAAGAAGAACTGGCAAAACTGAAAGATGCTGAAACAAAATTTACGGAGAAAACCAAGGAAGCCAAACGTTTAGAAAATAGCAAGGCACAGGAACGGTTAACTGAGGAATTTGTCTGGCTACAAGATAAGTATGAAAAGGAAAATTGTCCAGATTCTATTCCAATAGCAGGGACTCTAAATCTGCAGTGCGGGCAAGTCTCAGATAATTTGTACGCTGGAACAGATACGGAATATGGCCAATACCAAGGGTCTGTCCTAGTTTGGTATGAAACTGTTGACTATCTTTTCAAGAGAGGCTATCGTTCTCAAAATATGGGTGGACTTGAAAATACACTTGATGGTGGATTATATAAATTTAAAATTCAATTCTTACCAACTGTTGAAGAATTAATCGGAGAATTTAATCTACCTACCTCACCGTTCTATAGTCTCTTTAACTTTGCCTACAAACTTCGTAAAAAAATGCGAACCAAACATTCTTAG
- the yidA gene encoding sugar-phosphatase, with protein sequence MSIKLVAIDIDGTLLNSQHEITPEVYQAIQDAKKAGVKIVIATGRPISGVKRILTELNLLDEGDYVITFNGGLVQETATGNDVFKEGLSYADYLELEYLARTLKLPMHASTKEGIFTANRNIGKYTLYESQLVDAPVFYRTPDEMETKEIIKLMMVDEAEKLDAAIPQIPTSITQRFTVAKSAPFYLEVTPKTVNKGEAIRQLSALLGLSMEQTMAIGDQENDRSMLEAAGVAVVMENGSPELKKIATHITKSNDESGVAYAIRKWVLK encoded by the coding sequence ATGAGTATTAAACTTGTAGCCATTGATATTGATGGTACTTTACTAAATAGCCAGCATGAAATCACACCAGAAGTCTACCAAGCAATTCAAGATGCTAAAAAAGCAGGTGTAAAAATCGTTATTGCAACTGGACGACCAATTTCTGGTGTCAAGCGGATTTTAACTGAATTAAACCTATTAGACGAGGGCGACTATGTCATCACCTTTAACGGTGGACTCGTTCAAGAAACAGCAACAGGAAATGATGTTTTTAAAGAAGGCTTGAGCTATGCTGACTATCTTGAATTGGAATACCTAGCACGTACCTTAAAACTTCCTATGCATGCTAGTACCAAGGAAGGAATTTTCACAGCCAATCGAAACATCGGAAAATACACCCTCTATGAATCTCAACTCGTCGATGCCCCCGTCTTTTATCGAACTCCTGACGAAATGGAAACGAAAGAGATTATCAAACTGATGATGGTGGATGAGGCTGAAAAGCTAGATGCTGCTATCCCTCAAATTCCAACATCCATAACCCAACGATTTACTGTCGCAAAATCTGCTCCCTTCTACTTGGAAGTAACCCCTAAAACCGTCAATAAAGGGGAAGCTATTCGACAGCTCAGTGCTTTATTGGGCTTAAGCATGGAGCAAACGATGGCTATTGGGGATCAAGAAAATGACCGCTCTATGCTAGAAGCTGCTGGAGTTGCTGTCGTGATGGAAAACGGCAGTCCTGAACTGAAAAAAATCGCAACCCATATTACCAAATCAAATGATGAATCTGGTGTTGCCTATGCAATTAGAAAGTGGGTACTCAAGTAA